From a single Streptomyces liliifuscus genomic region:
- a CDS encoding ABC transporter ATP-binding protein produces MASTPVIEVSDLRKSYGGRPAVDRVSFTVEEGEIFGVLGPNGAGKTTTVECVEGLRVPDAGRVRVTGLDPVTEHAATRRVLGAQLQESELQAKLTVREALELYAAFYTRPLDWRPLAERLGLTDKLTTRFAKLSGGQKQRLFIALALIGNPRIVVLDELTTGLDPRARRDTWELIEDIRANGVTVLLVTHFMEEAQRLCDRIAVIDKGRVAALDTPAGLIRRSAGATVISFTPSTRLDDSDLNALPALASVEYKDGRVTLSGTDETVNAVITLLARTHVTAHQLRVTDATLDDAFLDLTKDATDDTTKDGANGDTDDATKEAAA; encoded by the coding sequence ATGGCATCCACACCCGTGATCGAAGTCAGCGATCTGCGCAAGTCCTACGGCGGCAGGCCCGCCGTCGACCGCGTCTCCTTCACGGTCGAGGAGGGCGAGATCTTCGGCGTCCTCGGCCCGAACGGCGCGGGCAAGACCACCACCGTCGAGTGCGTCGAGGGCCTGCGCGTACCCGACGCGGGCCGTGTCCGGGTGACCGGCCTCGACCCCGTCACCGAACACGCGGCCACCCGCCGAGTGCTCGGCGCGCAGCTCCAGGAGAGCGAGCTGCAGGCCAAACTCACCGTCCGAGAGGCCCTGGAGCTGTACGCCGCCTTCTACACCCGCCCGCTCGACTGGCGGCCCCTCGCCGAACGCCTCGGCCTCACCGACAAGCTCACCACCCGCTTCGCCAAGCTCTCCGGCGGCCAGAAGCAGCGCCTGTTCATCGCGCTCGCCCTCATCGGCAACCCCCGGATCGTCGTCCTCGACGAGCTGACCACCGGCCTCGATCCACGGGCCCGCCGCGACACCTGGGAGCTCATCGAGGACATCCGCGCGAACGGCGTCACCGTCCTGCTCGTCACGCACTTCATGGAGGAGGCGCAACGGCTCTGCGACCGGATCGCCGTGATCGACAAGGGCCGGGTGGCCGCGCTCGACACCCCGGCCGGTCTGATCCGCCGCTCGGCGGGCGCCACCGTCATCAGCTTCACCCCGTCCACCCGGCTGGACGACAGTGACCTGAACGCGCTCCCCGCGCTCGCCTCGGTCGAGTACAAGGACGGCCGCGTCACCCTGTCCGGCACCGACGAGACCGTCAACGCCGTCATCACCCTCCTCGCCCGCACCCACGTCACGGCCCACCAACTCCGCGTCACCGACGCCACGCTTGACGACGCGTTCCTCGACCTCACGAAGGACGCCACCGACGACACCACCAAGGACGGCGCCAACGGCGACACCGACGACGCCACGAAGGAGGCAGCGGCATGA